A single region of the Elizabethkingia sp. JS20170427COW genome encodes:
- a CDS encoding aspartyl protease family protein, with translation MKSKILILFFFLFSILNFSQSKLLGEGSIKQKSYNEIIPFEIERGNIIIQVQIEEKIYRFLFDTGAPNLLNTDKFTNRVSAGNLMTSDSNSKGQTLSLTKVPSFKLANLTFENFYFLKYEFSKNFVFNCLNLDGIIGSNSFKNSVVKIDFQQKKLYVTDNIKNLNIRAKGNKMKLFGHQKLPFLELTMKGTNTVKEDVLFDTGYSKLYTQSNRAFATFSKEKVLENIITKKAKLSVGLFGTDQESNKSIFTIPNFQIGESNLQNVVAFTSNDENSKIGNEILKFGKLTLDFIKSKFYFETTDFKQNTNLEKNYPLFVPSYENGKLIVGMIISENLNSVLKIGDVITSIDDKKINHQDCEEVLNFQFPTEKMQINNDKNEILIKNYR, from the coding sequence ATGAAATCGAAGATATTGATATTATTTTTTTTCCTTTTTTCAATTCTAAATTTTTCGCAGTCAAAACTGCTTGGTGAAGGAAGCATTAAACAAAAATCTTACAATGAAATCATTCCATTTGAAATTGAACGTGGAAATATTATAATTCAAGTTCAAATCGAAGAAAAAATATATCGCTTTTTATTTGATACAGGCGCACCCAACCTATTAAATACGGATAAGTTTACGAATAGAGTTAGTGCAGGAAATCTAATGACCTCTGATTCTAATTCCAAAGGACAAACTCTTTCACTTACTAAAGTTCCGAGTTTTAAACTTGCAAATTTGACTTTTGAAAATTTTTATTTCTTAAAATATGAGTTTTCAAAAAACTTTGTCTTTAATTGTTTGAATCTGGATGGAATTATCGGTAGTAATAGTTTCAAGAATTCAGTCGTAAAAATTGACTTTCAACAAAAAAAACTTTATGTCACAGATAATATAAAAAATTTAAATATACGTGCAAAAGGCAATAAAATGAAACTTTTTGGTCACCAAAAACTACCTTTCTTGGAATTGACAATGAAAGGAACAAATACAGTTAAAGAAGATGTTTTATTTGATACAGGTTATAGTAAATTATATACACAATCAAATCGTGCTTTTGCAACCTTTAGTAAAGAAAAAGTTTTAGAAAATATTATTACAAAAAAAGCGAAATTGTCCGTTGGACTTTTTGGAACTGACCAAGAATCAAATAAATCAATTTTTACAATTCCAAATTTTCAAATCGGAGAAAGTAACTTACAGAATGTTGTAGCATTTACCTCAAATGATGAAAACTCTAAAATTGGAAACGAAATTCTCAAGTTTGGAAAATTAACGTTAGATTTCATAAAAAGCAAATTTTACTTTGAAACAACAGATTTTAAACAAAACACTAATTTAGAAAAAAACTATCCTCTTTTTGTTCCAAGTTATGAAAATGGAAAATTAATTGTCGGTATGATTATTTCTGAGAATCTAAATTCAGTTTTAAAAATTGGAGATGTAATAACTTCGATAGATGATAAAAAAATAAACCACCAAGATTGTGAAGAAGTCTTAAACTTTCAGTTTCCGACAGAAAAAATGCAAATCAATAATGATAAAAACGAAATACTAATAAAAAACTACCGATAA
- a CDS encoding SdpI family protein: protein MKIKNELPIIGFVLLPFIYLAFLWNHLPKTIPVHWNINGEIDRYGNKTELLLIPILLPLLTYLIFVVIPKIDPKNKLNKMGNKLQNLKFMMTTLMSILALFIIYSTKEQSLANTNYVIIIIGVLYIIIGNYFKTIKPNYFIGIKTPWTLESEYIWKETHRLGGILWFLGGFLVILLSLIFNPKLNNILFLIVTAIISIVPIVYSYILHKNQMKNVS from the coding sequence ATGAAAATTAAAAATGAACTTCCGATTATTGGATTTGTATTACTTCCATTTATTTATTTGGCATTCCTATGGAATCATTTACCAAAAACAATTCCAGTTCATTGGAATATCAATGGGGAAATCGACAGATATGGTAACAAGACAGAACTATTGCTAATACCAATTTTATTGCCACTTCTTACCTATTTAATTTTTGTAGTAATACCAAAAATTGACCCAAAGAATAAATTAAACAAAATGGGTAATAAACTTCAAAATTTAAAATTTATGATGACAACTTTAATGTCAATATTAGCCTTATTTATCATCTATTCAACAAAAGAGCAAAGTTTAGCAAATACAAATTATGTGATAATAATAATTGGAGTCTTATACATTATTATTGGAAACTATTTTAAAACAATAAAACCGAATTATTTTATCGGAATTAAAACACCTTGGACTTTGGAGAGCGAATATATATGGAAAGAAACACATAGATTGGGCGGAATATTATGGTTTTTAGGTGGATTTCTTGTAATTTTGTTGAGTTTAATATTTAATCCTAAGTTGAATAATATCTTATTTTTAATTGTAACAGCAATTATTTCTATCGTTCCAATAGTATATTCTTACATATTACATAAAAATCAAATGAAAAACGTCAGCTAA
- a CDS encoding autorepressor SdpR family transcription factor, translated as MNNLFKALNDETRRMIIELLKEGDMDAGEIADKFKISKPSISHHLDILKRADLISSEKKGQHIIYTLNTSILEDIINWILTLKK; from the coding sequence ATGAATAATCTTTTTAAAGCTTTAAATGATGAAACTCGCAGAATGATTATTGAATTGTTAAAAGAGGGAGATATGGATGCAGGTGAGATTGCGGACAAATTTAAAATTTCAAAACCGAGCATTTCTCACCATCTTGACATATTAAAAAGAGCGGATTTAATATCCAGCGAGAAAAAAGGGCAACATATTATTTACACATTAAACACAAGCATATTAGAAGATATAATTAATTGGATATTAACCCTAAAAAAATAA
- a CDS encoding restriction endonuclease subunit S, which yields MDLENKEWKEFSLTSVFDKIQRGKRLKKADHIEGNIPYASSTALNNGIDGFIGNTKNVRIFEHCLTIANSGSVGSTFYQPFKVIASDHVTKLQNKNFNKYIYLFLATMVSRLHEKYSFNREINDYRIRKEKILLPVNENGNPDYVFMENYMRKKETELITKYQKYISSKIKHLEKELDKEVEWKEFLFPEIFEIKKGFYNKKPESSNEGKIPFLGATANNNGITEFYTLSEIEQNSKTGKAPNHPLKKKIFNGNCIAVTNNGSVGFAYYQVTDFTCSHDINPLYLKNYQLNREIAYFLITAIEKQKVCFEYARKWRPMRMIKSKILLPVNKKGNPDFEYMENYIKRIEQEKLMNYLKYKELNIS from the coding sequence ATGGATTTGGAAAATAAAGAATGGAAAGAGTTTTCTCTAACAAGTGTTTTTGATAAAATCCAAAGAGGAAAACGATTAAAAAAAGCAGACCATATTGAGGGAAACATTCCTTATGCTTCCTCAACAGCTTTAAATAATGGCATTGACGGTTTTATTGGCAATACAAAGAATGTAAGAATTTTTGAACATTGCTTAACGATAGCCAATAGCGGAAGTGTCGGTTCAACTTTTTACCAGCCGTTTAAAGTTATCGCAAGCGACCACGTAACAAAACTGCAAAATAAGAACTTCAATAAATACATCTATTTGTTTTTAGCAACAATGGTTTCTCGACTTCACGAAAAATATAGTTTCAATAGAGAAATCAATGATTATAGAATCAGAAAAGAAAAAATCCTTTTGCCAGTCAATGAAAACGGAAATCCTGACTACGTTTTTATGGAAAACTATATGCGTAAAAAGGAAACCGAACTTATCACGAAATATCAAAAATACATTTCCTCCAAAATCAAGCATTTAGAAAAGGAATTGGATAAAGAAGTTGAGTGGAAAGAGTTTTTATTTCCTGAAATCTTTGAAATTAAAAAAGGGTTCTACAATAAAAAGCCAGAAAGTTCAAACGAAGGTAAAATACCATTTTTAGGGGCAACCGCAAATAACAATGGCATTACAGAATTTTACACGTTGTCAGAAATTGAACAAAACTCAAAGACAGGGAAAGCGCCAAATCATCCGTTGAAGAAAAAAATATTTAATGGAAATTGTATAGCCGTAACAAATAACGGTTCTGTTGGTTTTGCATATTATCAAGTAACAGACTTTACTTGTAGTCACGACATTAATCCACTTTATTTGAAAAATTATCAATTAAACAGAGAAATTGCTTACTTTCTTATAACAGCAATTGAAAAACAAAAGGTTTGCTTTGAATATGCAAGGAAATGGAGACCAATGAGAATGATTAAATCAAAAATATTACTTCCAGTAAACAAAAAAGGAAATCCCGATTTTGAATATATGGAAAACTACATCAAACGAATAGAACAAGAAAAGCTAATGAATTATCTAAAATATAAAGAATTAAATATCAGCTAA
- a CDS encoding class I SAM-dependent DNA methyltransferase yields MAKKEVLTDLWVYELLKEADINLHPQGSNILEIDEALKTASKSGTGKVGFPEYTGVVKDFLLVIENKADVSQHLKRNEKNLISKEVSDVRDYAVNGALFYGQHLAKNTSYKKILAFGISGNQKRHKISPIFVNERGEYKELEEVETFALFNEKNIDEYYTRNILKEETPEEKTTKEILKDAENLHKDLRNYGSIQDKDKPLIVSGILLALREMEHKGFSIDNLNGDQTVTDGDKIYEAIERNLKRANVSPEVKKDKLLSQFLVIRDTKSINEINDNLQKTPLKHYTEFLYENIYKNIKYIHSAEDYLGRFYGEFMSYSGGDGQSLGIVLTPKHITELFCDLAELKPTDKVLDPCCGTAGFLITAMHTMVQKAENEVEEREIRKNRLHGLELQPYMFTIATTNMILRGDGKSNLEQEDFLKVNPSQLQEKGCTVGMMNPPYSMGSKSNPSLYEINFTEHLLNSIVEDGKVVIIVPQSTMVGKSKEEQAIKENILKHHTLEGVITLNKNTFYGVGTNPCIAIFTAGVPHFKEKEVKFINFENDGFEVQKHIGLVETVEAKDKKQHLLDVWFDRLEAETKFCVKTTVEPEDEWLHSFYYFNDEIPEKSDFEKAVGDYLTFEFSMIMQDREYLFTNENAE; encoded by the coding sequence ATGGCGAAAAAAGAAGTACTAACTGACCTTTGGGTTTACGAATTACTCAAAGAAGCAGATATAAATCTACATCCGCAAGGAAGTAATATTTTAGAAATTGATGAAGCATTAAAAACGGCTTCAAAATCGGGAACGGGAAAAGTCGGATTTCCTGAATATACAGGTGTTGTAAAGGATTTCCTTTTGGTTATCGAAAACAAAGCGGACGTTTCTCAACATCTTAAACGAAACGAGAAAAACCTAATCAGTAAAGAAGTTTCTGACGTTCGAGATTATGCAGTAAACGGTGCATTATTTTACGGACAACATCTTGCAAAAAACACAAGCTACAAGAAAATTCTTGCTTTTGGAATTTCGGGCAATCAAAAAAGGCATAAAATATCTCCGATTTTCGTTAATGAACGAGGCGAATACAAGGAATTAGAAGAAGTTGAAACTTTTGCACTTTTCAACGAAAAAAATATAGACGAATACTACACCCGGAATATTTTAAAGGAAGAAACGCCCGAAGAAAAAACCACAAAAGAGATTTTAAAAGATGCCGAAAATTTGCACAAAGATTTAAGGAATTACGGCAGTATTCAAGACAAAGACAAACCGCTCATTGTTTCGGGAATCCTTTTGGCATTGCGTGAAATGGAACATAAAGGTTTCAGTATCGACAATTTGAATGGCGACCAAACCGTAACGGACGGAGATAAAATTTATGAAGCGATTGAACGGAATTTAAAACGTGCCAATGTTTCTCCCGAAGTCAAAAAAGATAAGTTGTTAAGTCAGTTTTTGGTGATTAGAGATACCAAATCCATCAACGAAATCAACGATAATTTACAGAAAACACCGCTCAAACATTACACCGAATTTCTGTATGAAAATATTTACAAAAACATCAAATATATTCATTCAGCAGAAGATTATTTGGGTAGGTTTTACGGTGAATTTATGTCTTATTCGGGCGGAGACGGTCAATCCTTGGGAATCGTACTGACGCCAAAACACATCACGGAATTATTTTGTGATTTAGCCGAATTAAAACCAACCGACAAAGTTTTAGACCCTTGTTGCGGAACGGCAGGTTTTCTAATTACTGCAATGCACACAATGGTACAAAAAGCAGAAAATGAGGTTGAAGAAAGAGAGATTAGAAAAAACCGTTTACACGGTTTAGAGCTTCAACCTTATATGTTTACCATTGCCACCACAAATATGATTTTGCGAGGAGACGGCAAAAGCAATTTAGAACAAGAAGATTTTTTAAAGGTCAATCCCTCACAATTACAAGAAAAAGGCTGTACGGTTGGAATGATGAATCCGCCCTACTCTATGGGAAGCAAAAGCAATCCAAGTTTATACGAAATCAATTTTACCGAACATCTTTTAAACTCAATCGTTGAAGACGGAAAAGTTGTTATTATCGTTCCACAATCAACAATGGTTGGTAAATCTAAAGAGGAACAAGCAATTAAGGAAAATATCTTAAAACATCATACTTTGGAGGGCGTAATTACGCTGAACAAAAACACGTTTTACGGAGTGGGTACAAATCCGTGTATTGCTATTTTTACGGCAGGTGTTCCACATTTCAAAGAAAAAGAAGTCAAGTTTATCAACTTTGAAAATGACGGCTTTGAAGTTCAAAAACATATTGGACTTGTGGAAACCGTAGAAGCAAAAGATAAAAAACAGCATTTATTAGACGTTTGGTTCGACCGTCTTGAAGCAGAAACAAAGTTTTGCGTAAAAACAACCGTAGAACCCGAAGATGAGTGGTTACATTCTTTCTATTATTTCAACGATGAAATTCCCGAAAAATCCGACTTTGAAAAAGCTGTTGGCGATTATCTGACTTTTGAATTTAGTATGATAATGCAAGACCGTGAATATTTGTTTACCAATGAAAACGCAGAATAA
- a CDS encoding restriction endonuclease PLD domain-containing protein, producing MSIWEQYYPEQREEYIKFLQVYGALSNLFRQKQGDMIPYLDSKFQETIFAKIFNSQNADIGNTPHDVVSIFGNDRIGIGLKTWMNSKPSFQKVMQLKRYQNDIKAVLAQNNNEALAIKISEIKNERMKSDYVRLGLSEDKNIYHYITRDEGRFVINECSYPLIDINNLQNFNLTSTAFSWSDGKKDYKFTFADSQIHQKFDSNKNDTFLLHQFDIKIIDDPFTFLLESYFNFIDSAKTSTTNIVEAYLPLYSYETKEVEKKSGLNAWNGAPKVKGSNIPRPLNEVYIPIPKDFHYKYRDFFCHDILKVIEDRGKYKNDKDNRPEVRFHIQLPNGKRIPGLITGDNLKNFQSGSNTERDENGNRFGQSALGQWLLIDVLGLRERQPVTRDWLIKKGTDSVRLWREKGDYKTIYIDFAPIGSFEAFMKGEPIPQDDEYLEK from the coding sequence ATGAGTATTTGGGAACAATATTATCCTGAACAACGAGAAGAATATATAAAGTTTTTACAGGTTTATGGAGCTTTATCTAATTTATTTCGTCAAAAGCAAGGAGATATGATTCCATATCTCGATTCAAAATTTCAAGAAACAATATTTGCGAAAATTTTTAATAGTCAAAATGCTGATATTGGTAATACTCCACACGATGTAGTTTCTATTTTTGGAAACGATAGAATCGGAATTGGTTTGAAAACGTGGATGAATAGTAAGCCATCGTTTCAAAAAGTAATGCAATTAAAACGTTACCAAAACGACATTAAGGCGGTTTTAGCTCAAAACAATAATGAAGCTTTAGCTATTAAAATTTCTGAAATCAAAAACGAGCGTATGAAAAGTGATTACGTACGTCTTGGATTGTCAGAAGATAAAAATATTTACCATTATATCACACGTGATGAAGGACGTTTTGTAATAAACGAATGTTCCTATCCACTGATAGACATTAATAATTTACAAAACTTCAATTTAACATCTACTGCATTCTCTTGGTCCGACGGTAAAAAAGACTATAAATTTACATTTGCAGATTCTCAAATTCATCAAAAGTTTGATTCAAATAAAAATGACACATTTTTACTTCATCAATTTGATATTAAGATAATTGATGACCCTTTTACTTTTTTATTAGAGTCGTATTTTAACTTTATTGACAGTGCTAAAACTTCTACAACTAATATAGTTGAAGCATATTTACCACTGTATTCTTATGAAACAAAAGAAGTCGAAAAGAAATCAGGATTAAATGCTTGGAATGGTGCCCCTAAAGTTAAAGGAAGCAATATACCTAGACCTTTAAACGAAGTTTATATTCCTATACCAAAAGATTTTCACTATAAATATCGTGATTTCTTTTGTCACGATATTCTAAAAGTAATTGAAGATAGGGGAAAATACAAAAATGATAAAGATAATAGACCAGAAGTAAGATTTCATATACAATTACCAAACGGAAAAAGAATTCCTGGTTTAATTACGGGTGATAATTTGAAAAATTTTCAATCAGGAAGCAATACTGAACGTGATGAAAATGGAAATCGATTCGGTCAATCAGCTTTAGGACAATGGCTTTTAATAGATGTTTTAGGATTAAGAGAAAGGCAACCAGTAACTAGAGATTGGCTAATAAAAAAAGGAACGGATTCTGTTAGATTATGGAGAGAAAAGGGAGATTACAAAACTATTTATATAGATTTTGCACCGATAGGTTCATTTGAAGCATTTATGAAAGGTGAACCAATTCCACAGGACGATGAATATCTTGAAAAATAA
- a CDS encoding DNA cytosine methyltransferase yields MLIKEKISIEEFDDKSYQIKLVEPLEEEKAVLTHYLHNIHNGVSKYYKDEALTILKNYVEYKNENDISVVEEEAIQQLLFEVENVPFPTPKNYTFKFIDLFAGIGGFRIAMQNVGGKCVYTSEWNKDAQKTYRENFGEVPFGDITKDSIKNYIPKEFDVLCAGFPCQAFSIAGLRKGFSDTRGTLFFDLEQIIEKHKPKVVFLENVKNLVSHDKGKTFKVILEILEEKLGYKVFHKVLNTMTHANVPQNRERIFVVAFDPNQVPNYANFQFPEEIKLTKTIHDILDKEKQEDKYYYPETHQYYPELAKTMTSKDTVYQWRRVYVRENKSNVCPTLTANMGAGGHNVPLIKDDFGIRKLTPKECFAFQGYPMDKYILPPIANSKLYMQAGNSVTTPLIERISNEIIKVLK; encoded by the coding sequence ATGTTGATAAAAGAGAAAATAAGCATAGAGGAATTTGATGACAAAAGTTATCAAATTAAGCTTGTTGAACCTTTAGAAGAAGAAAAAGCCGTATTAACTCATTACCTACATAACATACATAATGGTGTTTCTAAATATTACAAAGATGAAGCTTTAACCATTTTGAAAAATTATGTTGAATATAAAAATGAAAATGATATTTCTGTTGTAGAAGAAGAAGCTATACAACAACTTTTATTTGAAGTTGAAAATGTTCCATTTCCAACTCCGAAAAATTACACTTTCAAATTTATCGACCTATTTGCAGGAATTGGCGGATTTAGAATTGCTATGCAAAATGTTGGCGGTAAATGTGTTTATACAAGCGAATGGAATAAAGATGCTCAAAAAACGTATCGTGAAAATTTTGGAGAAGTTCCATTTGGAGATATTACAAAAGATTCAATAAAAAACTATATCCCAAAAGAATTTGATGTTTTGTGTGCTGGTTTTCCTTGTCAAGCATTTTCAATTGCAGGACTTAGAAAAGGATTTTCGGACACAAGAGGAACATTATTTTTTGATTTGGAACAAATCATAGAAAAACACAAACCAAAAGTTGTGTTCTTAGAAAATGTAAAAAATTTAGTTTCTCACGATAAAGGAAAAACTTTCAAAGTAATTCTTGAAATTTTAGAAGAAAAATTAGGTTATAAAGTGTTTCATAAAGTATTGAACACAATGACTCACGCAAATGTTCCACAAAATAGAGAAAGAATTTTTGTAGTTGCATTTGACCCAAATCAAGTACCTAATTATGCCAATTTCCAATTTCCAGAAGAAATTAAATTGACAAAAACAATTCACGATATTTTAGATAAAGAGAAACAAGAAGATAAATATTATTATCCTGAAACTCATCAATATTATCCTGAACTTGCCAAGACTATGACTAGCAAAGACACTGTTTACCAATGGCGTAGAGTTTATGTTAGAGAAAACAAAAGCAACGTTTGTCCTACATTAACTGCAAATATGGGAGCAGGTGGACACAATGTACCATTAATAAAAGATGATTTTGGAATTAGAAAATTAACTCCAAAAGAATGTTTTGCTTTTCAAGGTTATCCAATGGATAAATATATCTTACCTCCTATTGCAAATAGCAAACTATATATGCAAGCAGGTAATTCTGTAACAACGCCATTAATCGAGAGAATTAGTAACGAAATTATAAAAGTACTAAAATGA
- a CDS encoding site-specific integrase yields MDVKAYFIQLDQERCIAIELPIGHEMISDIKKISGRRWDAFRKIWIIPDTIRNRKYLGLPSFNEKKLSVETFQAINSFVDWLKSKRYSANTIKTYTECIYVFFGYFSQKHFSEIDNDDIIQFNNQYILEKKLSATYQNQFVNAIKLFYRTIDNRQLDLQLIHRPRPERKLPHVLSKGEVKQILEAHGNLKHRIMLSLIYACGLRRGELLSLRLKSIDSKRMVIRINQSKGNKDRIVPISTKILEMLRDYYKAYKPKFWLFEGQKPGQQYSAKSLQFVLKQALVKAKIDKPVTLHWLRHSYATHLLESGTDLRYIQELLGHNKIYTHVSTKSLQNIKSPFDDL; encoded by the coding sequence ATGGATGTTAAAGCTTATTTTATCCAGCTTGATCAAGAACGATGTATAGCCATTGAATTGCCTATTGGTCATGAGATGATTTCTGATATTAAAAAAATATCAGGGAGAAGATGGGATGCTTTTAGGAAAATTTGGATTATTCCAGATACCATAAGAAATAGGAAATATCTAGGATTACCGAGTTTTAATGAAAAAAAGCTTAGCGTAGAAACCTTTCAAGCAATTAATAGCTTTGTGGATTGGTTGAAATCTAAGCGATATAGTGCGAATACGATAAAAACATATACGGAATGTATTTATGTCTTCTTTGGATATTTTTCACAGAAGCATTTTTCAGAAATTGATAATGATGACATTATCCAATTTAATAACCAGTATATCCTGGAAAAGAAGTTGTCGGCTACCTATCAAAATCAATTTGTGAACGCGATAAAGCTTTTCTATAGAACGATTGATAATCGACAATTGGATTTACAATTAATTCACCGGCCAAGGCCTGAAAGAAAACTGCCGCATGTGTTGAGTAAGGGGGAAGTAAAACAAATTTTGGAGGCTCATGGAAATTTAAAACATAGGATAATGCTCAGTCTTATTTATGCTTGTGGGCTAAGAAGGGGAGAGTTGCTAAGCCTGAGGTTGAAGTCGATAGATAGTAAACGGATGGTGATAAGAATTAATCAATCTAAAGGAAATAAAGATAGGATTGTTCCCATATCCACAAAAATTTTGGAGATGTTGAGGGATTATTATAAAGCATATAAACCAAAATTTTGGCTTTTTGAAGGGCAAAAGCCCGGGCAGCAATACAGTGCTAAAAGTTTACAATTTGTTTTAAAACAAGCTTTGGTGAAGGCTAAGATAGATAAACCTGTAACTTTACATTGGTTAAGGCATAGTTATGCTACCCATCTTTTAGAGAGTGGAACGGATTTGAGGTATATTCAGGAATTATTAGGACATAATAAGATATATACACATGTTTCCACAAAAAGTTTACAAAATATCAAAAGCCCCTTTGATGATTTGTGA
- a CDS encoding HAMP domain-containing sensor histidine kinase has product MKTKKIISHFASWGVYITLSIVVVGVIVASTMVINYLRQEEINHVQLFAEAQKLLSEDSVQDPDVQLLLLNILNDNHSIPVVVTDRFNNPILMKNIPESVIEDSEKSRKMIRDMEKSYPPIEVKLPSGNNQYIFFTNSRLMNALRFYPYALGLIIVAYLAFSWWFLNTVKKSSEGFLWAGLAKETAHQIGTPLSSMIGWIEILRMENENSQGVQEIEKDIHRLKTISERFSKIGSIPELNDLNIKETLQQNFEYLKTRISKKVHFTLEMPSQDILIPHSRILLSWVIENLVKNAVDAMKGEGSLKLSLIEKSTVTIIDLMDTGSGMSKAQMRDIFKPGYSTKKRGWGLGLSLAKRAINDYHNGELKVQYTELGKGTTFRILLAKR; this is encoded by the coding sequence GTGAAGACAAAAAAAATCATATCACATTTTGCAAGCTGGGGAGTTTATATTACTTTGAGTATTGTTGTGGTAGGAGTTATTGTGGCCTCTACCATGGTAATTAATTATCTTCGCCAAGAAGAGATTAATCACGTGCAGCTCTTTGCAGAAGCTCAAAAATTACTAAGTGAAGATAGCGTTCAGGATCCTGATGTACAATTATTATTGCTCAATATATTAAATGATAATCACAGTATCCCAGTAGTGGTTACTGATAGGTTTAACAATCCTATATTGATGAAGAATATCCCTGAGTCTGTTATAGAAGATTCGGAAAAATCTAGGAAGATGATTAGGGATATGGAGAAATCATATCCTCCGATAGAGGTGAAATTACCAAGTGGGAATAATCAGTATATATTTTTCACCAACTCTAGGTTGATGAATGCTTTGCGATTTTATCCCTATGCTTTAGGGTTGATTATTGTCGCCTATTTGGCTTTTTCATGGTGGTTTCTGAATACGGTAAAGAAGAGTTCAGAAGGTTTTCTATGGGCAGGTCTAGCCAAGGAGACAGCACACCAGATAGGAACCCCCCTTTCCTCTATGATAGGGTGGATTGAAATTTTGAGAATGGAGAATGAAAATAGCCAAGGGGTACAAGAGATAGAAAAGGATATCCATCGTCTGAAGACTATTTCGGAACGATTTTCAAAAATTGGGTCAATCCCAGAGTTGAATGATTTAAATATAAAAGAAACACTACAACAAAATTTCGAATATCTAAAGACTAGAATTTCCAAGAAAGTACATTTTACTTTGGAGATGCCTTCTCAAGATATTTTAATTCCCCATAGCAGAATATTACTAAGCTGGGTGATTGAAAATTTGGTTAAAAATGCTGTAGATGCAATGAAAGGAGAAGGATCCTTGAAGCTGAGTTTGATAGAAAAGAGTACTGTGACGATTATTGATCTTATGGATACAGGATCGGGGATGAGTAAAGCCCAAATGAGGGATATTTTTAAGCCAGGATACTCTACGAAAAAAAGAGGGTGGGGGTTAGGTTTATCATTAGCTAAACGTGCAATTAATGATTATCATAATGGTGAATTAAAGGTTCAATATACGGAACTAGGGAAGGGTACAACTTTTAGAATATTACTTGCCAAGAGGTAG